In Mercenaria mercenaria strain notata chromosome 15, MADL_Memer_1, whole genome shotgun sequence, a single genomic region encodes these proteins:
- the LOC123552988 gene encoding complement C1q tumor necrosis factor-related protein 3-like — protein MFTWEKVLGKYYLALYVVILFLINKGICNLENFEPGQCLSKFDYDYNVMQKLWQFVRDIQELKQRDTCRDTRHVAFMAELSADLVNPSIGTTIVFDTVHTNVGDGYKPGPGIFVAPVNGTYNINLVASSSTKASSSALHLYIMHNEVQIGYVFLDYNSDKWLFRSTTAVVELIADDTVFVKVGYREGAGTVNGAGFHTHISGFLIN, from the exons atgtttacttGGGAAAAAGTTTTAGGAAAGTATTACTTAGCTTTGTATGTTGTGATACTTTTTCTGATCAATAAAGGAATATGTAATCTTGAAAATTTTGAACCTGGCCAGTGCCTCTCCAAATTCGACTACGATTATAACGTGATGCAGAAATTATGGCAATTTGTGAGAGACATTCAGGAATTGAAACAGAGGGATACATGTAGAG ATACCAGGCATGTAGCTTTCATGGCAGAACTGTCGGCAGATCTAGTTAATCCCTCTATCGGTACAACAATTGTTTTTGATACCGTTCATACAAATGTCGGCGATGGTTACAAACCTGGACCAGGGATATTTGTTGCTCCAGTGAATGGCACATACAATATCAATCTTGTAGCGTCTTCTAGTACAAAAGCTTCATCATCAGCT CTTCATCTGTACATCATGCACAACGAGGTACAAATAGGCTATGTCTTCCTGGATTATAACTCTGACAAATGGCTTTTTAGATCTACCACAGCTGTTGTAGAACTAATTGCTGATGATACAGTTTTTGTTAAAGTCGGGTATAGAGAAGGAGCAGGAACAGTAAATGGCGCAGGTTTTCATACACACATCAGTGGTTTTCTGATTAATTAG